CGCTGCGGTCACCTCCGTGGGCCTCGTCTGCGTCGTCTTATTGCTCAGCGAGTGGCGGGAGGCCGGCGTGGGCGTCGCGGCCGTCGCGGCGCTGATCGTGGCCTATACGCGGGGCGCGCTGGCGCCGCTGCGGCAGGCCGTCCTCTCGACCCTGGCGCTCGGCGCGTGCGGCGCCGCCGTCGGGCTGGTCGGGCCGGGTCCGAGCGGGCCGCGCGTCGCGAGCGTCACCGCCGGGCTCCTGGCGCTGCTCGCCTGCCTGTTCCTGGGCCGGACCGTCTACACCCGGCGCGCGTACACGGCCGCTCTCGAGGAGCGCGCCCGCGCGGCCGAGCTCAACCGCGAGACCGCCGCCCGGCAGGCCGTCCTCGACGAGCGACGCCGGATCGCCCGGGAACTGCACGACATGGTCGCCCACCACGTCAGCGTCATGGGCGTGCTGGCCACCGGCGCCCGCCGCACCCTGCGCCGCGACCCCGACGCCGCCGACGAGGCACTCCGCACGATCGAGAACACCGGCCGCACCAGCCTGCGGGAGATGCGCCGCCTGCTCGACGTCCTGCGCTCGGACGACGAGCACGCGCCGGACGAGCCACCGCCGGAACCGGGCGTGGCCGGGCTCGAGCGGCTGGCCGAGCAGGTCCGCGAGGCCGGTCTGCCCGTCGACCTGATCGTGCTGGGCACCGCCCCCGACCTCGACCCGGGCCTCGACCTGACGATCTACCGGGTCGTCCAGGAGGCGCTCACCAACGCGCTCAAGCACGCCGACGCGGCCAGCGCCCGGGTCACGCTGGAGTTCGCGGTCGACGGCGTCCGGGTCTCGGTGATCGACGACGGCCACGGTCCGACGCCCCCGCTGCCCGGCACGAAACACCTCGGGCACGGCCTGGTGGGAATGCGCGAACGGGTCGCCCTCTACGGTGGCACGTTGCGGACCGGTGCCCGCCCCGGCGGCGGCTTCCGCGTCCAGGCCCATCTACCCCCCGACGGCTCCGCCGTCCAGGACGACCCAGGAGGACATGCGTGACCGACGCGGGGGAACCGAAACGGATCCAGGTCCTCCTGGCCGACGACCAGCCGCTGCTGCGCACCGGCTTCCGCATGGTCCTGGGCGCCGAGCACGATCTGGACGTCATCGGCGAAGCCGGCGACGGCGTCGAAGCGATCGAGATGACCCGGCGGCTGCTGCCCCAGGTCGTCCTCATGGACATCCGCATGCCCCGGCTCGACGGGGTCGCCGCCACCCGCGCGATCGTCGCCGCCGGGCTGCCGGCCCGGGTCCTCGTCCTCACGACGTTCGATCTCGACGAGTACGTGGTCGGCGCGCTGCGCGCCGGGGCCAGCGGTTTCCTCTCCAAGGACGTGCCGGCCGAGGAGCTGATCGCCGCGATCCGCACGGTGGCCGCCGGGGACGCGGTCGTGTCCCCGCGCATCCTGCGACGACTGCTCTCCCAGTTCGCCGACCGGCTGCCCGACCCGTCCGTCGACCGTCGTCGTCCGCTGGCCGTCCTGACCGACCGGGAGCAGGAGGTGCTGACGCTGATGGCCCGGGGCCGGTCCAACGGCGAGATCGCCCGCGAGCTCTTCGTCAGCGAGACGACGGTGAAGACGCACGTGGGACACGTGCTCACCAAGCTCGGCCTCCGCGACCGGGTGCAGGCCGTGATCCTGGCCTACGAGACCGGGCTCGTCCGGCCGTCAACCTGAGGTTGACGACTACGGTGGCGTCAACCTAGGGTTGACGCCATGACGACACAGCTGCCGCCGGAGATCGGCCTCGACTCGCTCATCGCCGGCATCAAGAAGGTCCACGACAACCCGCTCGACCAGCTCCAGACCGCGGTGCTGACCGCCGACGCGCTCGGCGAGACCGCGGACCATCTGATCGGCCACTTCGTCGACCAGGCCCGCCGGGCCGGCGCCTCCTGGA
Above is a window of Cryptosporangium phraense DNA encoding:
- a CDS encoding sensor histidine kinase, whose product is MPLPRRAPATHPGPSPDPTGLWRRLGVDSALASGVLALFAIVAGPIEPSMLAADGGPAWVLLLAFAGAVPIALRRVAAVTSVGLVCVVLLLSEWREAGVGVAAVAALIVAYTRGALAPLRQAVLSTLALGACGAAVGLVGPGPSGPRVASVTAGLLALLACLFLGRTVYTRRAYTAALEERARAAELNRETAARQAVLDERRRIARELHDMVAHHVSVMGVLATGARRTLRRDPDAADEALRTIENTGRTSLREMRRLLDVLRSDDEHAPDEPPPEPGVAGLERLAEQVREAGLPVDLIVLGTAPDLDPGLDLTIYRVVQEALTNALKHADAASARVTLEFAVDGVRVSVIDDGHGPTPPLPGTKHLGHGLVGMRERVALYGGTLRTGARPGGGFRVQAHLPPDGSAVQDDPGGHA
- a CDS encoding response regulator → MTDAGEPKRIQVLLADDQPLLRTGFRMVLGAEHDLDVIGEAGDGVEAIEMTRRLLPQVVLMDIRMPRLDGVAATRAIVAAGLPARVLVLTTFDLDEYVVGALRAGASGFLSKDVPAEELIAAIRTVAAGDAVVSPRILRRLLSQFADRLPDPSVDRRRPLAVLTDREQEVLTLMARGRSNGEIARELFVSETTVKTHVGHVLTKLGLRDRVQAVILAYETGLVRPST